CGAATCTAGAAATCTTGTTAGCTTTTATTTCAACGTCCCGGATGAGGACGATCTCAAGAGAATAATAGCTTATTTAACTGAAAAAGGTTTCGATCCGACGATATCACCGCTCGCAAAGGGGGGTGCTGCGGTACACATAATAATAGATCGTTCGGAGGTAAAATTCCTGAAACCGGTAATCAGAAACATGGGAGCGAGAAGGATCGCAACGACGCCCGTAATAACTTTCGGGGATTAGTCAACCACAACCCTTCTATTTTTCTTGAGGTAGCCAACGGGTATACTTCTTGCCCTTGCCTTTTTCTTTAGCTCCTTGTCATTGGTAATGAGAACATATCCGTGCTTCTCAGCTCCCTCAAGAAGCGAGGAATCTCCAGTAGTCTGGGTTTCTATGACTTCGAAGGACTCAACGAGCTTTCTGGCGAATTTTGCTGCACGCCTTTCTTTACCCTTCAGACTCTTCTCGAGTTTTTCGAGCTCCTTTAAAACACTGCTGGTTACGGCAAATCTGGTGAATCCCTCTTCCCTGAGCTGGGTAATAACGTCTACCCTGTTCAGAAATACGTACATGAGAATGTTGGTATCCAGTATTGCTCCCCTCACTTTATTATTCCCGAACCTATCAGCCTCCATCTGCTTCCTACTCTCCTGCTTATTGCCACTCGTGATCCCTTCTCTGCGCACACAGGTCTTCTGAGGGTTACGTCAACAATATCATCCCTTGCCGAGGTGACAACACCGAGGGTAATCGCAGTCCCCACCGCAAGCATCAGGGGCTCGTTCATCTTTATCCTTTCCACATCCATCTCCTCGTCAAGTCCCACAACCCTTTCCAGGAGGTTGACTTCCATTGTGAAGCTTGTGAGTACTTCAGGCAATTCATTGGGGTAGCCTATGACATTTCCTACGAGTGCATCACTTTTGGTAAGAGCCGGATCGAGTTTGGTGGCGACACCTATCAAACCTCCTGGAGTAGCCTCATCAACGAATTTTCCAGATGCGACGATACTCTGAACCTCTGTTGTAAGTGGGGACCAGTTTCCCCTGCCGTCTTTAATTCCGGGACGTATCTCTATCTCATCTCCGACCCTGATTTTTCCTCTCAGCAAGCTTCCTCCCAGAACACCACCGAGAAGTTTTTCAGGAGGTGTTCCCGGTTTGTTGACGTCAAAGCTCCTGGCAACGTGCATTAGCGGGGGCGAATCCAGGTCTCTTTCGGGTGTGGGTATCGTCTCCTCTATTGCCTCAATCAATGCGTCCATGTTAACCTTCTGCTGTGCTGAGATAGGTATTATGGGAGCATCTTCAGCGACTGTACCCTTAACGAACTCCACGATTTCGGCGTAATTCTCAATAACCCTTTCTTTGCTAACTATGTCTATTTTGTTCTGGGCGATTACGATTCTATCAACGCCTATTATCTGCAATGCCATCAGATGTTCTTTTGTCTGCGGTTTCGGACATTTTTCGTTTGCTGCAATAACCAGAACAGCACCATCCATAATCGCTGCACCGCTGAGCATTGTCGCCATCAGCATTTCGTGACCGGGGCTGTCAACGAAGCTTACGGTTCGCAAAATCTCGGTTTCTACATTGTGAACGGGACAGACCTCCTCCACTGTGTACGCCTGAGGTGGGCTGCACTCCGGACATTTTCGAAATGTTGCGTCCGCATAACCGAGTTTTATGGATATACCTCTTTTTATCTCTTCACTGTGTCTGTCAGTCCACACTCCGCTTAAGGCTGCGACAAGTGTGGTTTTACCGTGATCAACGTGACCAACAAGACCGATATTAACTTCTGGAAGTGGAACCTCACTCATAAACTCAATTTGGGGAGCATGTATTTAAATTTTGAGTAAAGTCAAAAAATAAAACGTTTAATCCTAAAAATATTAGGAAAGTGGCAGCACATCCCTGCCGTTCACGGTGTTCACAAGCTCGGCCATCGCAATGTACCATGCGAGCAATCCTGTAATGAAGATTTCAAGTCCCATTCCAACTCTGAATCCGGCCATGTCCATACCTTTCGACAGGCCGAAAGTGAAGATTGTCAGCAGTGCAAAGGCTATGAATAGCAGGAAGAATAAAGCTGAGAGATACTTGCCAACTTTCGGCGATGCTATGAGGAATGCAAAGGTAAACAGTGTCCACATCAGGAAAAAGCCGAACTCGTCTGCTGCGGTGACTGTAACTCCCGTACTTGGAAGTAGGTATGCAAGAACAAACACGGCCCACCAGAAGGCACCGTATGAGCAAAAAGCAGATCCACCAAAGATGCTCCCCTTTCTGAAGTCAATAACTCCTGCAATAAACTGCGCAGTACCACCAAAAGCAATGGCAAGTGCCAGCGTAGGCCCTGCACCCCACATACCCATGTGATATAGCCCGGTGGCCATCGTAGTCAGGGCGAATCCCATCAGTCCAACCACTGCAGGGTTTGCCCACCACTCCTTATACATTCCAACTTCCTCAAAAGCAGATTTCAGCTCGTATTCTCTTTCAGTCATCTCGATCACCCGTAATATTCTTCACCGGTCACGACTTTCTTAACAACCTCAACCGCTTCGGGATTTGCCAGGGTTGAGATGTCGCCGGGATCCTGACCGAGCAGGCACGCTCTGCAAACTCTCCTCATGATCTTTCCACTTCTGGTTTTCGGCAGATCCGGGACAAAGTAGATCTCATCCGGCCTGGCGATTTTTCCTATCTCCCTGGCAACGTGCTCTCTGAGCTCGTCCTTCAGTTCTTCAGATGGGCTGTATCCCTCTTTCAGGATAACGAAGGCAACTATCGCCTCACCCTTAACCTCATGCGGCTTCCCCACAACAGCAGCCTCACTCACAGCCGGATGACTGACTAAAGCGGATTCAACCTCGCTGTTACCTATTCTGTGTCCCGAAACGTTGAGCACGTCATCAAGCCTGCCCTGAATCCAGAAATAGCCGTCCTCATCAACTCTTGCTGCATCTCCGGTGAAGTAAATGTCCTTGTACGTGCTCCAGTAGGTATTGATGTATCTCTCCTCAGCCCTCCACAGTCCACGGAGCATTGCTGGCCATGGCTTCTTTAAGACAAGAAAACCACCGGTATTCTTCTTGTACAGGGATTGCCCATCAGGGGTTAAAACGTCTGCATCGATTCCCGGAAATGGCTTTGTGGCCGATCCGGGCTTGAGCGGTGTTGTTGGCAGGGGGGAGATTAGCTGCATTCCCGTCTCCGTCTGCCACCATGTATCCATTATCTGGCATCTCTCATTTCCAATGTACTTGTAGTACCAGACCCAGGCTTCTGGATTTATTGGTTCACCAACGGTTCCAAGCAGTCTGAGACTGCTCAAATCGTGCTGCTGCGGCCATTTTTCACCGAGGCGCATGAACATTCTGATCGCAGTTGGTGCGGTGTAGAATATCGTTACCCCGTATTTTTCGATTATCTCCCACCATCTGTCCGGTTTGGGATAGAGAGGTGCGCCCTCATACATTATCGATGTTGCGCCAAGAATAAGCGGTGCGTAGACTATGTAGCTGTGCCCCGTTATCCACCCTATGTCTGCGGAACACCACCAGACGTCATCTTCCTTTATATCAAAGATCATCTTCAGTGTTGCGGCAACACCGACAGCATATCCTCCATGGGCGTGCATGACTCCCTTTGGCTTCCCGGTCGTTCCGGATGTGTACAGAATAAACAGCAGATCGTTGGCGTCCATAACTTCGGTTTCACATTCATCACTCTGCTTTTCTGTTATCTCGTGCCACCAGAGGTCTCTGCCTTCTTTCATGTTTGTGCCGTTCTCGCATCTCCTGTATACGATAACATGCTCCACGCTTGGGGCCTGGTCTAGGACGGTGTCGGCCCGGTTCTTCAGCTCTACAACATTACCTCCTCTGTAAAAACCGTCAGCAGTGATTAGAACTTTCGCCTCTGCGTCCTGAATCCTGTCCAGCAAGGCCTTCTCACTGAAACCTGAGAAAACGACTGAGTGTATAGCTCCGATTTTGGCACAGGCGAGCATTGCGATGGGCAGCTCCGGGATCATGGGAAGCCAGATCGAAACCCTGTCTCCTTTTTTAACTCCAAGCTCCTTTAATGCGTTGGCAAACTTGTTAACCTCTCTGTATAGTTCAGCATATGTAATCTTCCTGACATCTCCCGGCTCTCCCTCCCAGATGTAGGCTATTTTATCTCCTCTCATTTTTGCCTGCTTGTCCAGAGCATCATGAACGATGTTGTACTTCGCACCAACAAACCACTTTGCATAGGGTGGATCCCATTCGAGAACCTTTTTCGGTTCTTCGAACCACTCTATGCCCACTTCCTTCGCCATCTCACTCCAGAACCACTCGGGATCCTCAAGAGCTCTCTTTCTGAGCTCATCCTCATCCTTGATCCCGAGTCTGTCCATGAATCGCTTGATGTTCGAGTTCTCTACAAGCTCCTTGGGAGGATGGAATATCCTCCCTTCCTGGAGCAGACTTTCTATCGTCTCCATTTGATCACCAATAATAGGATTAATTATTGATATTTAATTTTATTTGTTATTCGCAAATAAAAAATTGCATATTCTGACATCCAAGTCGGTGATTGACATTAGTTTATTGACAATTAAACGGAAAAACATAAACATGATTAAATTTGTGCAATCGAAAAAGTAATTAAGCATGTGATATGTAGGAGGTTCAATGGTCGAACGTCTTAGTATCTCGCTTGATGACAGCTCAAGAGAAAAGCTTGAGAAGCTAAAAATTAAAACCGGAAAGAGTACCAGTGAGATGGTAAGAGATCTGATTGAGCTTGGTTATGAAATCTATCAGAGTGGTGTTGATTTTGAGGCACTTAAAGCGTGGATCGATTATCTCGCCAAGAGACAGCACATGATTCTGGATATAGAGCACTGGAGGGTTATTTTCAATGAAATAGAGAAGATCAACGGTGGTGAATTCTGGGTTCAAATGGAGGAAATAGGGTTAAGCCATGCGTTTCAGTACAAGATGAAGGGTCTTGATACCGTTGAGAAGATACTGCGTTATGTGGAGAAGGCGAACTGGTATGAAATCAAGGATGAGGGGAATGGTGTTTACACGCTAATTCTTAACGATCTGAAGATAAAGAGGTTTGTCAAAACGTTCCTCGAGAAGGTATTTGAGGGCCAGGGAATAAAAGCGGAGGTGAATGAGGGTTTTGGAAAGCTGATAGTTGTGGAAAAATAG
This region of Archaeoglobus neptunius genomic DNA includes:
- a CDS encoding type II toxin-antitoxin system VapC family toxin produces the protein MEADRFGNNKVRGAILDTNILMYVFLNRVDVITQLREEGFTRFAVTSSVLKELEKLEKSLKGKERRAAKFARKLVESFEVIETQTTGDSSLLEGAEKHGYVLITNDKELKKKARARSIPVGYLKKNRRVVVD
- a CDS encoding translation initiation factor IF-2 subunit gamma; protein product: MSEVPLPEVNIGLVGHVDHGKTTLVAALSGVWTDRHSEEIKRGISIKLGYADATFRKCPECSPPQAYTVEEVCPVHNVETEILRTVSFVDSPGHEMLMATMLSGAAIMDGAVLVIAANEKCPKPQTKEHLMALQIIGVDRIVIAQNKIDIVSKERVIENYAEIVEFVKGTVAEDAPIIPISAQQKVNMDALIEAIEETIPTPERDLDSPPLMHVARSFDVNKPGTPPEKLLGGVLGGSLLRGKIRVGDEIEIRPGIKDGRGNWSPLTTEVQSIVASGKFVDEATPGGLIGVATKLDPALTKSDALVGNVIGYPNELPEVLTSFTMEVNLLERVVGLDEEMDVERIKMNEPLMLAVGTAITLGVVTSARDDIVDVTLRRPVCAEKGSRVAISRRVGSRWRLIGSGIIK
- the acs gene encoding acetate--CoA ligase, translated to METIESLLQEGRIFHPPKELVENSNIKRFMDRLGIKDEDELRKRALEDPEWFWSEMAKEVGIEWFEEPKKVLEWDPPYAKWFVGAKYNIVHDALDKQAKMRGDKIAYIWEGEPGDVRKITYAELYREVNKFANALKELGVKKGDRVSIWLPMIPELPIAMLACAKIGAIHSVVFSGFSEKALLDRIQDAEAKVLITADGFYRGGNVVELKNRADTVLDQAPSVEHVIVYRRCENGTNMKEGRDLWWHEITEKQSDECETEVMDANDLLFILYTSGTTGKPKGVMHAHGGYAVGVAATLKMIFDIKEDDVWWCSADIGWITGHSYIVYAPLILGATSIMYEGAPLYPKPDRWWEIIEKYGVTIFYTAPTAIRMFMRLGEKWPQQHDLSSLRLLGTVGEPINPEAWVWYYKYIGNERCQIMDTWWQTETGMQLISPLPTTPLKPGSATKPFPGIDADVLTPDGQSLYKKNTGGFLVLKKPWPAMLRGLWRAEERYINTYWSTYKDIYFTGDAARVDEDGYFWIQGRLDDVLNVSGHRIGNSEVESALVSHPAVSEAAVVGKPHEVKGEAIVAFVILKEGYSPSEELKDELREHVAREIGKIARPDEIYFVPDLPKTRSGKIMRRVCRACLLGQDPGDISTLANPEAVEVVKKVVTGEEYYG
- a CDS encoding ribbon-helix-helix protein, CopG family — protein: MVERLSISLDDSSREKLEKLKIKTGKSTSEMVRDLIELGYEIYQSGVDFEALKAWIDYLAKRQHMILDIEHWRVIFNEIEKINGGEFWVQMEEIGLSHAFQYKMKGLDTVEKILRYVEKANWYEIKDEGNGVYTLILNDLKIKRFVKTFLEKVFEGQGIKAEVNEGFGKLIVVEK
- a CDS encoding acetate uptake transporter produces the protein MTEREYELKSAFEEVGMYKEWWANPAVVGLMGFALTTMATGLYHMGMWGAGPTLALAIAFGGTAQFIAGVIDFRKGSIFGGSAFCSYGAFWWAVFVLAYLLPSTGVTVTAADEFGFFLMWTLFTFAFLIASPKVGKYLSALFFLLFIAFALLTIFTFGLSKGMDMAGFRVGMGLEIFITGLLAWYIAMAELVNTVNGRDVLPLS